The Daucus carota subsp. sativus chromosome 2, DH1 v3.0, whole genome shotgun sequence genome includes a window with the following:
- the LOC108207347 gene encoding MND1-interacting protein 1-like, producing MGSTARGKHKRANRSSRYVESSDHNDRDSEFGTNEQVGSEGVVDIQNSTDENDWRLYCKEEELEGVLLSNLKFLYREALCRLCEMGFQASVAFKALLSNGHCYGEKDVLSNILDNTVRFLDTGKRDGDRPVFDNMTQLIDLSLAALIVMLQKSKPHMSKGDAMLYLLLNDLNLDPSVKDFLNQNAVAFSGGSMADFINLHTEASGCGNAFFLSANSSTGSVSETEAVVEQIEQQPDAKKENAGSSMMDKICDLNLDEKIEYVPLDQRVEMITDLLQQVKDLEGQVKERRAWAEEKAKQAERTICCKERELERLRVEREEKKGKQTLVDSIMMRINSMNCKMSDIENDQRKLLDQMRCTSAALGQLELECEEMNAEFKASELSASESLRACAASQEKQKKCLKRLVAQAKKKTKLHADIVDAEQQILQSETQLEQVEAAQEVAQEKWKEAQKDKESALVQLEEERRLLKKTKITNEREHKALHSKIETDFLRQKDDMQRLELELSRLKVLSQASQLNLHSKKLQMANTEKLETEGEFIARIFSRLDNEEDYCSDRKCFNCEKEDVSVVFMPCTHQVLCISCSDSYGKGRRPACPCCGLAIQQKIRVFAAESS from the exons ATGGGTTCAACTGCAAGGGGCAAGCACAAACGTGCAAATCGAAGCTCTCGATATGTGGAATCTTCTGATCATAACGATCGTGATTCTGAATTCGGTACTAATGAGCAGGTGGGGAGTGAGGGAGTTGTTGATATCCAAAATTCTACTGATGAGAATGATTGGCGTTTGTATTGTAAGGAGGAAGAGTTAGAAGGGGTATTGTTGTCCAATCTCAAATTTTTGTATAGGGAGGCGTTATGTAGGCTTTGTGAGATGGGCTTTCAGGCATCTGTTGCGTTTAAAGCCCTGCTAAGTAATGGACATTGTTATGGGGAAAAGGATGTTTTATCTAACATATTGGATAATACTGTGAGGTTTTTGGATACTGGGAAGCGTGATGGGGATAGGCCTGTTTTTGATAATATGACGCAATTAATTGACCTTTCTCTTGCTGCTTTGATTGTTATGTTGCAAAAATCAAAGCCGCATATGAGCAAAGGGGATGCTATGCTTTATCTCTTATTAAATGATCTGAATCTTGATCCTTCAGTGAAGGATTTTTTAAATCAGAATGCTGTGGCATTTTCTGGGGGATCCATGGCAGACTTTATAAACTTACACACTGAAGCTAGTGGTTGTGGAAATGCTTTTTTTTTAAGTGCGAATTCGTCAACTGGATCTGTAAGTGAAACAGAAGCTGTAGTAGAGCAAATTGAGCAGCAACCAGATGCTAAAAAGGAAAACGCGGGCAGTTCAATGATGGACAAAATTTGTGATTTGAACCTTGATGAGAAAATTGAGTATGTGCCACTGGATCAAAGAGTTGAGATGATCACAGATTTGCTTCAACAAGTTAAGGATCTTGAGGGACAAGTTAAGGAGCGGAGGGCCTGGGCAGAGGAGAAGGCAAAGCAGGCTGAAAGAACCATatgttgtaaagaaagagagcTTGAAAGGTTGAGAGTTGAAAGAGAGGAAAAGAAGGGGAAACAAACACTTGTAGACTCTATTATGATGAGGATCAATTCCATGAATTGTAAGATGTCAGATATAGAGAATGATCAGAGAAAGTTACTTGACCAAATGAGATGTACATCTGCAGCTCTTGGGCAATTAGAATTGGAATGTGAAGAAATGAATGCAGAGTTCAAAGCTTCAGAACTTAGTGCATCGGAGTCATTAAGGGCCTGTGCAGCAtctcaagagaagcagaagaagTGCTTGAAAAGACTCGTGGCTCAGGCTAAAAAGAAAACTAAATTGCATGCCGACATTGTAGATGCTGAACAACAAATTTTACAGTCGGAAACACAGTTGGAGCAGGTAGAAGCAGCTCAGGAAGTCGCTCAG GAAAAGTGGAAAGAGGCTCAGAAGGATAAAGAATCAGCATTGGTGCAGTTAGAGGAAGAAAGGCGCCTActgaaaaaaactaaaattactaatgaAAGAGAGCACAAGGCCTTGCACTCAAAGATAGAGACAGACTTTCTGCGTCAGAAGGATGACATGCAGAGGCTTGAACTGGAGCTTTCTCGACTTAAAGTGTTATCACAAGCTAGTCAGCTCAATCTTCACTCAAAGAAGTTACAAATGGCTAATACTGAGAAATTAGAGACTGAAGGAGAATTTATTGCAAGAATATTTTCTAGGCTAGATAACGAGGAGGACTATTGTAGCGACCGAAAATGCTTTAATTGTGAGAAAGAAGATGTTTCAGTGGTTTTCATGCCGTGTACACATCAAGTCTTGTGCATCAGTTGCAGTGACAGTTACGGAAAGGGGAGAAGGCCTGCATGTCCTTGCTGTGGCTTAGCAATTCAGCAGAAGATTCGGGTGTTTGCTGCAGAATCCTCGTAA